A portion of the Planctomycetaceae bacterium genome contains these proteins:
- a CDS encoding leukotoxin LktA family filamentous adhesin — translation MVRHLRETVFVVALTVALGLAQPVWAQMVVKDYQTNTTITSGGSSTLNISTSTTENNTAFNSFSRFNVYDGYTVNLVRPSSATNLINLVQNEISLLDGHLRTINTSGLVAGNSFFVNPLGFTVSSTAQVEAGSVTFETPTQEFMANFFEGWANPSDAATSAVLNGTLAINPNAQIILDGAINASVTSVYGDCRFAGSVSGDFSSGYATTFSGTGTRSIGGELLASGRLSVDAVTVQVGDDLQIDGSGYIIATSGSRIVVGGSLVCASTRPDLWDTRGAELVLPSGPHTLHLAGGDLGPGGDNGFAWGTLTLESGAGLALMDAVSPAGAALYLDVLALADGLAQIPSITGNGFNIYYDPSNPANAYLGGASYPLTNGGAITPIPEPAGLLLLVTALPLAMRRRRNAA, via the coding sequence ATGGTACGGCATCTCCGCGAGACGGTTTTCGTGGTGGCCCTGACGGTGGCGTTGGGTTTGGCCCAGCCGGTTTGGGCCCAAATGGTCGTCAAAGATTACCAGACGAATACAACCATCACCTCGGGGGGCAGCTCGACCCTCAACATCAGCACCAGCACCACAGAGAACAACACCGCATTCAACTCGTTTTCACGGTTCAACGTGTATGACGGCTACACGGTCAATCTCGTCCGCCCCTCAAGCGCCACCAACCTGATCAACCTTGTTCAGAACGAGATCAGCCTGCTGGACGGACATCTCAGGACCATCAACACCTCAGGTCTGGTGGCGGGCAACAGCTTCTTCGTCAATCCCCTCGGATTCACCGTCAGTTCAACGGCCCAGGTGGAAGCCGGCTCGGTCACTTTTGAGACGCCTACGCAAGAGTTTATGGCCAACTTCTTTGAAGGTTGGGCGAATCCCAGCGATGCTGCGACAAGCGCGGTCCTGAACGGCACGCTGGCGATCAACCCCAACGCCCAGATCATCCTGGACGGCGCCATCAACGCCAGCGTGACTTCTGTCTATGGCGATTGCCGTTTTGCCGGCTCCGTCAGTGGCGACTTCAGCAGCGGCTACGCCACCACGTTCTCCGGCACGGGAACGCGGAGCATTGGGGGGGAACTGCTCGCGTCAGGCCGCCTGAGCGTCGATGCAGTCACTGTCCAAGTCGGCGATGATCTGCAGATCGATGGCAGCGGCTACATTATCGCCACCTCCGGTAGTCGTATCGTTGTCGGCGGCAGCCTGGTTTGTGCCAGCACGCGCCCCGACCTGTGGGACACCCGTGGAGCCGAGCTGGTCCTGCCCAGCGGGCCTCACACGCTGCACCTGGCCGGCGGGGACCTTGGGCCTGGTGGGGACAACGGCTTCGCCTGGGGGACGCTCACCCTGGAAAGCGGCGCGGGCCTGGCTCTGATGGACGCCGTCAGTCCGGCTGGCGCTGCGCTCTACCTGGACGTGCTGGCTCTGGCCGACGGACTGGCCCAGATCCCGTCCATTACGGGCAACGGCTTCAACATCTACTACGACCCCTCAAACCCGGCCAATGCCTACTTGGGCGGCGCCAGCTATCCGCTGACCAACGGGGGCGCCATCACTCCTATTCCCGAGCCGGCCGGCCTGCTCCTGCTGGTCACCGCCCTGCCGTTGGCGATGCGCCGGCGTCGCAATGCTGCGTGA
- a CDS encoding type II toxin-antitoxin system VapC family toxin produces MSEAVVDASVVAAAFFQEQHADHARGLLEGEATLLAPDLIYAELANVIWKRHSRGEILLDKARSLFDDIRNVPLEITAMTDLIEPALEISLRSNHPVYDCLYLALAMRNHCPLITADQRLLKFAAAKGLGKHVQWVAQSD; encoded by the coding sequence ATGAGTGAGGCCGTGGTGGACGCCAGCGTCGTGGCCGCCGCCTTCTTTCAGGAACAGCACGCCGATCATGCCCGGGGACTGCTGGAAGGAGAAGCGACGCTGCTTGCGCCGGATCTGATCTACGCCGAGTTGGCCAATGTCATCTGGAAACGCCATTCGCGAGGCGAGATCCTTCTGGACAAAGCGAGGTCGTTATTCGACGACATCCGAAACGTGCCTCTTGAGATAACGGCGATGACGGACCTCATCGAGCCGGCGCTGGAAATATCGTTGCGGTCGAACCATCCCGTATATGACTGTCTTTACCTCGCTCTTGCCATGAGGAATCACTGCCCGCTGATTACAGCGGATCAGCGCCTGCTCAAGTTTGCCGCTGCCAAAGGGCTGGGCAAGCACGTCCAATGGGTGGCACAGTCAGATTGA